In Acomys russatus chromosome 13, mAcoRus1.1, whole genome shotgun sequence, the genomic stretch CATCACTGATGTCTTTTAAGATGGGTTCTCCTGTATGTTGGCTCTCCTCCAATTCTACCTCCTTCTCCTGAATCctgctgccaccatgcccggttttaTGTGATGCTAGTGATCCGACCCAGGGTTTCATATGtactagacaagcactctgccaactgagctatgtactcagcacacacgcacgtgcacacacacatgctttttgagacaaaaatctcatgtagcccaagcaggctgtccttgaattcttgatctttACCATCTTCAAGTGGCATTAATTTCAAAGAATGAAACTGAGGTGCAGAAAGGTTAGGTAATTTACATACTTGTTTCTGTCATTTTACAATTTATTCACCTATGTCCTATATgcctctcttttgttgttgttgttgttgttttatgagaactttttttttggCCTGCACATaaatctgtgtgaaggtgttagatcccctggagttagggacagttgtgagctgccatgtgagtgctaggaattgagcctgggtcctctggaagagcagccaatgcttttaaccactgagccatcttggatCGCTCCTATATGCCTCTCAAGTTGACCATGTACAAAACTTAAAACTGCCCCTTCAAGACTTGGTTCTGTCGCTAGGATCATTACCACAGTTATGGTACCATTGTCCACTTTTTTCCCAACCAAAAGGTTGGGCAGCCCTTGACATCTCACTCCCTCAATATGCCTTCCATCTTCGTTTCTTGTGAGGCTacctcctgttttctttctttctttctttctttctttctttctttctttttttttttttttttttttgtttgtttgttttgtttttcaagacaggatttctgtgtagccttagctgtcctcacttatagacaaggctggctttgaactcacagcaatcctcctgcctctgcctcccgagtgctgggattaaagacgtgtgccaccacacctggccacctcCTGTTTTCAAACCACTCCTGTGTTCCTCTTGCTGCTGCTGAGTCAAGCCCCTCCATATGCTGCATCCCAGGCTTCCCTCCTTGCCTTCTCTGTACCCTGAAAGCCCATCCTCAGACGAGCTCCTGCTTTCAGTCTTTCTGGGAGCATCCATTACAACAGGTGGATGCCGCATTGCAGCAGGCAAGCAGCTCAGTGGCCcaacctctccagctcctccagcctGGCCTCTTGACACTCCGTTCCCTTAGTTCTTTCAGCCCCTCTAATCCAGCAGGCTTACCCTGGCCTCTTTGTACCCACGTTCCCTCTGCCTCAAGCGTATTCTCTCTGCCTGGTTAATTACTAGTCAGCTGATGGGTCTGTGGACACCTTCTTCTTGGGTCCCACGGGCTGCATCATATAAGTCCTGGAAAGTAGACTGTCCCTCTAAAGATGGCGCTCAGTGACCCTCTCTAGACTTTAGGGGTCAAGGAGCCTTTGTTGAGTGAGATTCTTTGGAAAGCCTCCCTGGGCAGGTCCTGCATGCACGTGGTACTGTGTGGTGCTGTGCACATTGAGTCTGGGGAGCACCCAGGGTTAGGGGTATATGCTGACCTTCCACTTGCTCTTGGCAAAGTTCTTCTTGATCTGCTCACTCACTGACTGGTGGATATTCTTATCCAGAGCTGTATCTCCTGCAATCCTAGGAGCAGGGTATATGCAGGGTGGGGCTGAGGCCAGGCCTGGGCTCCCAGGTCCCACCCTAACACATAGTTTGGATTGGGAGCTCTCACCATGGGTGCTGCAAGGCCTGCTCACAGGTGAATCTCTTCTCCGGGTCTTTCTCCATCAAGTGCCGTATGAAATCTTTGGCTAAAGCCGCAAGACAAAAGCAAAGATACAGCGTGACCATGCCTGTGGGCACCCCAAGACAGTGCTCATTCCCTCACATCTCACCTGGCAACAAAGCAGGAAAAGGGCCTGGTCCCCTAACACACCACTCCACACCCAAGCCTTCTCGCTGCCTCCTTTGAGAACATATTTACAGAAGAATCCACTCAGTGTGCTCACACTAATGTGTAAACCACTGTGCAGCTATCACACactggtccctacctgagacatGGACATATTTATGTTATTTAAGCCTCAGGGCATCAGTAAGCCTTAGGGGaagtggaacttttttttttttcaagacagagtttctctgtgtagtcttggctgtcctggactcacttcgtagagcaggctagcctcgaactcacagcgatccacctgcctctgtctcctgggtgctgggattaaagttgtgcaccaccactgcccggctaaggGAGGTATCTTTGTAATGCTATGTTTGAAGACTGAATAAATGCCTACAGATCTCTCAGATTAGGGGCCAAGGTAAGACATATGACTTCAGCTGTTAGTCTGAGACCTGGAGAGGCAGTGAGGAGACCCCGGAGCAGGTGAAGAAGGCCCCTGAAGAGGGCCCAGGCAAGAAGGCAAAGACCCAAGTACCAGAGTCAGAGATGTCGTCCCAATAAGGAGAGTCAAACTCATACTCGGCCTTCAAAATCTGTTCAAAGAGTTTGGCATCATTTTCATCATAGAAGGGCGGGTAGCCACAGAGCCTAGGCAGAGAGAAACCATCCTCATGTCAGCTTTAGGAATACTTGTTGGCTTAGAGATGGAGCTGTGGGGCAGTGCAAGAGTCAGAACAGACCACACACAGTTCTGTGTCTCCTTCACTTCCATCCGACAGTCCTggccttccttctgtcctttgaACATGCTGTTCAAGGACACCTAAAATATTTGAATCCCTTACATCATTCAAAAGCTAGTcaggggcactggagagatggctcagaggttaagagcactgtctgctcttacaatggtcttgagttcaattcccagcaaccacatgatggctcgcaaccatctataatgtgatctgatgcactcctctggccggcaggtgtacatgcaggcagagcactgtacacataataataaataaatcttttttagaaaTCTAGTCAGATGTTACCTCCATGAAGGGCCCTCCACTGTCTGAAATGACATCTGTCCCCATCTCCCTTTTCCTGCTTGATTGTATTTGCAGTGATTTTACCAAATGCCAcagttttatagatttatttactcATTGATTCTACATGTCaacccttttttgttgtttttggcttttgttttttgggttggttgtttgtttgagacagggtttctctgtgtagccttggctgtcctggactcactctgtaggctttctctgtgttatcttggctgtcctgaactcttgtagaccaggctagtctcaaaatcacagtgatctgcctgcctctgccttccaggtactgggattataggcatgcgccaccacacccggcttggctTGGTTTATTTTCTGCTAAATCCTCAGTGCTCCTGCAGTGCTGGAAACATGGTATCTCTTAAGTGAAGCCTGCTGgcttttttgcttatttgtttttatgtatgtgggtattttgcctacatgtaagtCTCTGCattatgtgtgatgtgtgtatggtACCCATAGagaccaaaagaaggcatcagatcccctggaactggagttatagatgtttgtgagccaccatgtgggtgggtgctgggagttgaacctgggtcctctggaaaagcagcaattgctctttactgctgagacatctctctggaCCCCTATCTGCTAGTATTTATCTGCTAAATATAACTGTATAGAAGGAGGGGAAAAAGCAGAAAGGACAACTCTAGCCACAGGCCATCTTGACCCTACCCCAACTTACAGGATATAGGCAATGACCCCTATGGACCAGCAGTCCACTGCCTTGCTGTACGGCTTCTGGGCCAGGACTTCAGGGGCTGTAGAGAGAAGGGGATATGGTGATGACAAATGTCTGCCCTGCAGTTCCTGCTTCCTTATTCCCAGGCCCAACCTAGGGCCCTCCTCACCCACATATCCTGGAGTACCACAGGCTGTAGAGAGCACACTGCCTGGGTCCTCCATCTTGGAGAGGCCAAAGTCGGAGATCATGATTTTGGAGTCTTCATCCAGACTGTAGTACAGCAGGTTCTCTGGCTAGGAGggtaggaaagagaagaagggcaGTCAGGGTAGCGAGAGCCTAGCAGCGTATACGCTTCTCCACAATCCACTGTGGCTAGCTAAGTCCATCAGGAGCTAGCTAGGGTACGGGTTTGTATACCTGCTGCCCCAACACTAgaggggtgaaagcaggaagagcaagagtTCAGTGTGTTCTCAGCTGCATattgagctcaaagccagcctgacatacacaaaactgtgtctcaaaaacaggtGACAAAGGCCTGAGTTCTAGTCATTCCAGTGGCTGATGCAGAAAACAGAAGTCCAAGGCTTGCCTTGACAGCAGTCagttaaggctagcctgggcaatttaGAATCTGCCTCAGAATACAaagtacaaagaagaaagaacaatggGATGTGTATAGTAAGAAAGCAAAAGGGGACTCCCCGAGGAAGAAGGGGCATGGGAGAGGAACAAAGTGTAATACAGCTGTGTATGAAGATGCATGCCGTGATGAAACCCATTGCTTTGTATGCTAACCTAAAATACTGATGACAAAGGAGCAGCAATGGTACACAAAAGAGGCTTAGGAGTGAAGGGAATGCGCCTGTCTAGCATCACACATAAGGCTCTGGGTAAATAAGCAGTACCCCCGCCAGAGAGAGCCCAAGGGAATTCTCTAGAATGCTCCAAGTTCTAGAAAACATGGCCAAGGGGTTGTGGGAAGGATTCTCATAGACCTCAGAAACCTTATAGAATCCCCAGTACCATTAAAAATTTTACTTCCATAATTCCTATTCTGGACTTTGGGTAAGTATCACACTGATTTCAATCCTACCACGTAGGCAGCCTGGCCAGTCTGAACAAGCTcacttttcagatgagaaaaacaGTACCTTTTTAGACAGAGATTGACCCAAGAGCCAGTTTGGGCATGGCAGGGCTAGACTTCAAACCAACATCTGTTGTATCCCAGAGCCCTTCCATCCTAGACTGaataactttttttgttgttttggttttggttttctgagataagATGTCtcagtgtggccctggctgtcctggaactcactctgtagaccaggctggccttgaactcacagagatctccctgcctctgcctcaagtgctgggattacaggcatgtgccagcacacctggcatggactgaagtgtttttcttttctttttctttctttctttctcttttttgtttgttttttgagacagggtctctctgtagccttggctgtcctggaatcgctttgtagaccaggctggcctcgaactcacagtgattctttgcctcccaagtgctgggattaaaggcgcgtgccaccacgcccggctgactgAAGTGTTTTTCAATGTAAACCTGTATCCATTTCTCTGAAGCTTTGCTGTCCCAATTGTTCTCTACAAAGAGTAAGTAGGATGTTTCATTATCAGAAAAAGACACATACAACCCAGCCTACATGTGTCGCTGTCTGAGCTGGAATAAGAGAAGCTGGTTTAGGGGGTCACAGGTTCATTTTGTAAATGGGAAGCTGAGGGGCTGAGATGGCCAAGGACAGACAAGGCAGGATAGGCAGAGTTCCCCTCCCCCGGTGCACAGTTCACTAGGCCCCTCAGATCCCACCTTGAGATCCCGGTGCACAATGCCCAGGTCATGCAGGTACTTGACAGCATCCAGCACCTGGAAGATGAGGCGGCTGGCATCCCGTTCTGTGTAGAATCCTTTCTCCACAATGCGGTCAAACAGCTCTCCACCTGAAACCCTGCAGCAATGGACAGGAAAGTCTGGCCAAGAGAGCCTGATAGCAGGGAGAGGAGTaaggacaggcagagacaggccactCACAGCTGCATGATGAGGTAGAGGTGGCCCCCACTCTCATAGATGTCATCCAGGGCTACAATGTTGGGGTGCTTGATCctaaaaagagaaatgagttAGTTTACACTTAGGATGGCTCAACTGCTCCCCAGTACCTGCATCCAGGGCAGGACACCAAGGTTCTGGAACACACTGGGTTCCAGATGCTAGAAggtaagaaaggaaaagcaagcaagcactggGCCCAGATGCTACCTCTACCCAGAGAGACCCACACTCAGGTCCTGCCTCTGTCATGTGCTACTTGGGAACTATTATTTTCACTCTGCAGCTCTGATGTGAATGTGGCTTCCAAGTGTTTCGTGTTTACACCTTTGCCAACCTCCTTGACCTGAAGCTCACATCAATATAGGAAATGTCTAATTCAGCCATGGTGTTCTGGCACTGGACATCTCTGAGCCTGAGCATCTTCATATATAAAAGACCAGTAACAGACCTTCAAAGAGTCACatgaagccgggcgtgatggtgcacaccgtaatcccagcactagaaaggcagaaatgggcagatctctatgagttcaaggccagcctggtctacaaagcaagtccagaacagccaaggctacacagaaaccctgtctccaaaacccaaaacaaaacaaaagaatcacatGACATAAGGCAAGCACAGCGCTTGCATACAGTCAGTGCTCAGCAAATGAACCAAGGCAATTGATCTCAGTGATAAGAAAGACAAGGCTCTCCCACAGGCTTTCTGTGTAACTTTGGACAAGTCTCTTGTCCTCGCTGGCCTTATTATCCCAGCCCCTTGAGTGAGGGACATGAAATGACCATCTCCTCTCTGTTCAATAGGAAATGGGAGGCAATGGAAGCAAATGCTTGCTATCATCTTTGCAGCATGAGCAGATTTCCTATCAGCTGGTTGCTAATTTAGTCAGGGGGTCTGCAAATAGATGTCTGCTTCACTGTTGGAGGAGCCTAAGTGAGTAGAGAGCTGTGGGAGTGGTTGACCTTGAGGCCCCGTGAACAGATTCATCCTCTATAAACAAGCCCTGGCACCCAAATCTCATCTGGGAGGTTAGCTCTGTGCCAGTCACTCCCTGCCAAGTAGACGTTCTCATCCTGTGAGGGCCAGAATTGAAAGGATTTCTCCAGCTGGGGAACGAGGAGGGCGGGGTCAATGCAGAGCCCACACACTTGTGCAGCACAGCGATCTCATTCTCCATGCTGCCTTCTTTGCCCTCCAGGGCCTTCTTTGCAATGCATTTGATGGCCACCAGCTTCTGAGTCCTCTTGTCCTCTGCCAGGATCACTTCTGAGAAGGCACCCCTGTGAGACAGGTTTGCAAGGTGAGGAACTAGAGCCCCAGCTTCCCTTGCTCACTCCCTCATTGCCTGTAGCCCATGTGGCCACCTCAGTCCTTCAGCACTCATCTACCCCCTGGCCTCAATAACTGGTCACATGAGTCAGACCTGGCCAGTCAGAGGTGTCTGTCCCTGGCCTCACTAACTGATCACATACATGCCAGTTTCCTGGCATAGCTAATGAGGCAATTTCCTACTAAGCTGGTAGGATGTGAACCTGGAGTGGATGGCAGTCATCTTTGTCAGTACTGAGGAGAGCTGGCTTCACACTGAAGCTAACCAAAGGAAACCAGGCTGGGGATTTTCTGATGTGAGCCAACTGGGCCTGAACTCTAACCTGATACTTGATTATGTGT encodes the following:
- the Camk1 gene encoding calcium/calmodulin-dependent protein kinase type 1 isoform X1, producing MPGAVEGPRWKQAEDIRDIYDFRDVLGTGAFSEVILAEDKRTQKLVAIKCIAKKALEGKEGSMENEIAVLHKIKHPNIVALDDIYESGGHLYLIMQLVSGGELFDRIVEKGFYTERDASRLIFQVLDAVKYLHDLGIVHRDLKPENLLYYSLDEDSKIMISDFGLSKMEDPGSVLSTACGTPGYVAPEVLAQKPYSKAVDCWSIGVIAYILLCGYPPFYDENDAKLFEQILKAEYEFDSPYWDDISDSAKDFIRHLMEKDPEKRFTCEQALQHPWIAGDTALDKNIHQSVSEQIKKNFAKSKWKQAFNATAVVRHMRKLQLGTSQEGQGQTASHGELLTPTAGGPAAGCCCRDCCVEPGSELPPAPPPSSRAMD
- the Camk1 gene encoding calcium/calmodulin-dependent protein kinase type 1 isoform X2, with the protein product MRTSTWQGVTGTELTSQMRFGCQGLFIEDESVHGASRIKHPNIVALDDIYESGGHLYLIMQLVSGGELFDRIVEKGFYTERDASRLIFQVLDAVKYLHDLGIVHRDLKPENLLYYSLDEDSKIMISDFGLSKMEDPGSVLSTACGTPGYVAPEVLAQKPYSKAVDCWSIGVIAYILLCGYPPFYDENDAKLFEQILKAEYEFDSPYWDDISDSAKDFIRHLMEKDPEKRFTCEQALQHPWIAGDTALDKNIHQSVSEQIKKNFAKSKWKQAFNATAVVRHMRKLQLGTSQEGQGQTASHGELLTPTAGGPAAGCCCRDCCVEPGSELPPAPPPSSRAMD